In the Malassezia vespertilionis chromosome 1, complete sequence genome, one interval contains:
- the DOM34 gene encoding Translation factor pelota (BUSCO:EOG09262NB1; EggNog:ENOG503NUSJ; COG:J) — translation MKILARHIERDGSGHVTVVPEVDEDLYHLYNLIQPEDLARASAVRRVQSESSTGSVESHRVRLQLTVRVAKLDFEMAGGNGMSSMTSGEATVPLGNIGAPDSGSDPNSATSTPAQSTVLGEADGMAQSLSLSGAAQGEPTLHISGRVAEENPQVRSGSFHTLDIELQRKLTITKEQWDEQHLKVLEESGEASNSAELGAVILGEGKAIVTLLTNNMTLVRQRIQVSMPRKRSGAGYGAASGNVAKLSERFNTQVYNAVVKLLSLPSMRVVILASPGFWRDSMYDFLLAEAVRRNDKILLGSEGKRKLLKVHSPNTHIHSLVDVLKSPEVAAQLQDTKFARENRIMDQFLRTLSTDDLRAWYGERAVVLAASRGAIGTLLISDALLRNAHPVRRKQWMELFEQVKGYGGTVVVFSSLHESGRQLNGLGGAAALLTYPLDLDLVEEEEVDAAKEKGGEAIS, via the coding sequence ATGAAGATTCTCGCGCGCCatatcgagcgcgacggcagcGGGCACGTCACTGTCGTCCCAGAGGTCGATGAGGATTTATACCATCTTTATAACCTTATCCAGCCGGAAGACCTGGCGCGTGCCtctgctgtgcgccgcgttcAGTCCGAGTCAAGCACCGGCTCTGTCGAGTCGCACCGAGTCCGTCTCCAGCTCACAGTCCGCGTCGCAAAGCTGGATTTCGAGATGGCCGGTGGTAATGGTATGTCGAGCATGACTAGTGGCGAAGCGACGGTCCCGCTCGGCAATATTGGTGCGCCGGATAGTGGCAGCGATCCAAACTCGGCGACATCCACACCGGCGCAGTCTActgtgcttggcgaggcggATGGCATGGCACAGTCATTGTCGCTTAGTGGCGCAGCTCAAGGTGAGCCGACGTTGCACATTTCTGGCCGTGTTGCTGAAGAGAACCCCCAAGTGCGCTCGGGCTCCTTCCATACCCTCGACATTGAGCTCCAGCGCAAACTCACCATCACCAAGGAGCAGTGGGACGAGCAGCATCTCAAGGTGCTGGAAGAGAGTGGGGAGGCCAGCAACTCGGCAGAGCTTGGTGCGGTGATTCTCGGCGAAGGCAAGGCGATTGTCACTCTGCTGACGAACAACATGACGCTGGTTCGCCAGCGGATCCAAGTGTCCATGCCTCGCAAACGCTCCGGCGCAGGCTATGGTGCGGCATCGGGAAATGTGGCAAAGCTCTCGGAGCGGTTCAATACACAAGTATACAATGCAGTGGTAAAGCTGCTCTCGTTGCCGTCCATGCGCGTTGTGATCCTCGCCTCGCCTGGCTTTTGGCGCGACTCCATGTACGACTTTTtgcttgccgaggcggtACGGCGCAACGATAAAATACTGCTTGGCAGCGAGgggaagcgcaagctgctcaaggtGCACAGTCCCAACACGCACATCCATTCGCTCGTGGACGTGCTGAAAAGCCCCGAGGTggcagcgcagctgcaagacACAAAGTTCGCGCGCGAGAATAGGATCATGGACCAGTTCTTGCGCACTTTGTCTACAGACGATCTGCGTGCATGGTACGGCGAGCGTGCGGTCGTTCttgcggcgtcgcgcggcgccatcggcacgctgcttATCTCcgatgcgcttttgcgcaacgCACATCCTGTGCGCCGGAAGCAGTGGATGGAGTTGTTCGAGCAAGTCAAGGGGTATGGTGGCACTGTCGTCGTTTTTTCTTCTCTGCATGAGAGCGGAAGGCAGCTGAATGGattgggcggcgcggctgctcTGCTCACGTATCCTTTGGACCTCGATCTAgtcgaggaggaggaagtAGACGCTGCTAAGGAAAAGGGCGGGGAAGCAATTTCGTAA
- a CDS encoding uncharacterized protein (EggNog:ENOG503P6QB): protein MPFAVRNVVYLRVSATSILATTLYLDQRHVAWMNANPRIWDRAVEEMLKPKLCARSARDPSCPAQVCENGEFKLLFYFQSTDMAHNVLLKTKTLQFPDAEAPVSNIPCVKQEPDDALFIPDSEDEDLYEKEAKPHVRVQYKGFTVCAQQLVCVLEPTEATMSKHPTLFTIEDDASRNETRQLDTARPRWDLSANPVHGRGMREYGRAHSVQGARSETPLFRGMTPADDL from the exons ATGCCGTTTGCTGTGCGGAACGTGGTGTACCTGCGCGTGTCCGCAACGAGCATTTTAGCCACAACGTTGTACCTGGACCAGCGACACGTAGCGTGGATGAATGCAAATCCGCGTATTTGGGACAGGGCCGTGGAAGAAATGCTGAAACCAAA GCTCTGTGCGAGATCCGCACGCGATCCATCTTGTCCGGCACAAGTGTGTGAGAATG GCGAGTTCAAGCTTTTATTTTATTTTCAGAGCACCGACATGGCACATAATGTGCTGCTCAAG ACCAAAACACTGCAATTTCCGGACGCAGAAGCACCTGTGTCTAACATACCCTGTGTAAAGCAAGAACCAGACGATGCTCTTTTTATACCCGACAGCGAAGACGAAGATCTTTATGAAAAAGAGGCCAAGCCACACGTACGAGTGCAGTACAAGGGCTTTACCGTATGCGCCCAGCAGCTTGTCTGCGTCCTTGAGCCGACCGAAGCAACGATGTCCAAGCACCCCACGCTCTTCACTATCGAAGACGATGCATCACGCAATGAAACGCGGCAGCTCGATACCGCACGGCCGCGCTGGGACCTAAGCGCGAATCCCGTGCATGGGCGGGGTATGCGAGAGTATGGACGAGCACATAGTgtacaaggcgcgcgcagcgagacGCCCTTGTTCCGTGGAATGACTCCAGCAGACGATCTATAG
- a CDS encoding uncharacterized protein (EggNog:ENOG503P6K3; COG:S) has translation MRFKAVPFLNFFFARIEPLPTIDRDQVAEPVSAPAQGTHWAEEPEALARVTHGATRDDPYGANWQPLWTALASEGFAWLSKCQGEWNVIHAVDTPIVFRSLRADGTLYYCLQ, from the exons ATGC GCTTCAAAGCAGTACCGTTCCTCAATTTTTTCTTTGCACGCATAGAGCCGCTACCTACGATAGACCGCGACCAAGTGGCCGAGCCTGTGtccgcgcctgcgcaggGCACGCATTGGGCCGAAGAGCCCgaggcacttgcgcgcgtcacgCATGGAGCGACGCGTGACGATCCGTACGGCGCCAACTGGCAGCCACTTTGGACTGCGCTCGCCTCGGAGGGCTTTGCGTGGCTGAGCAAGTGCCAGGGGGAGTGGAACGTCATTCACGCGGTCGATACTCCCATCGTGTTTCGCTCTTTGCGTGCAGACGGTACGTTGTATTACTGCTTACAGTAG
- a CDS encoding Gly-Xaa carboxypeptidase (EggNog:ENOG503NU4A; TransMembrane:1 (i20-40o); MEROPS:MER0001269; COG:E) has product MDKEYLHATGGPQPARRWSVASKIGLVLLGLGGFFFYHSLTPNSHSIHVELMSDDVCPQVAPFNASKVLRGKEIKLPSLKQSVERLSRAVQVDTGVGDNWPDPDDKPDRWTAFEKFAGLLAEDYPHIHANDSPVSREFVHKHGLLYTWPGSDSALKPLMVNSHQDVIPVENEASDEWKFPPFSGHIDYETQTVWGRGAVDCKLWLVGAMSAMDTLLDQGWTPKRTIIMSFGFDEEASGVQGAKFLGEFLFERYGPDSVAMIVDEGNPVLSASDPESFGKPIASPAVAEKGTIDVLLSLETRGGHSSMPPPHTNIAIMGQIIVLLENNPFPDLIREESSSTIHQLQCQRDAPNMPAETRKALENLEIAERELGVHNVPKSKVRFALPMTSAPQDKLEQARSALLKSVNYLTLVFLKTTQAIDIIRGGVKVNALPEHTEMMVDHRIAVYSSVKETTDHYRALLEPFAKEHKIGLDFFGEQIVPREPDGPQLNVSSYREALEPAPITPFLGEEATAYRFFSSVIRETWFLDQPRIVLHEDGHEDAPEKKYKQPITVAPSTMFGNTDTHWYQKMTKNIFRFGAMSAHEDLTGMPMIHTIHAVNEHASIDAIAKSVEFYTNLMIASDDAKIH; this is encoded by the coding sequence ATGGACAAAGAGTACTTGCACGCAACCGGAGGACCACAGCCTGCGAGGCGATGGAGCGTCGCATCCAAAATCGGGCTTGTTTTGCTTGGGCTGGGTGGATTTTTCTTCTACCACTCGCTCACGCCCAACTCGCACTCGATCCATGTTGAGTTGATGTCGGACGACGTGTGCCCTCAGGTTGCGCCTTTTAACGCATCCaaggtgctgcgcggcaaagaAATTAAGCTTCCGTCTTTGAAGCAATCTGTCGAGCGTCTGAGCCGTGCTGTCCAAGTGGACACGGGCGTCGGCGACAATTGGCCGGATCCCGACGACAAGCCCGATAGATGGACTGCGTTCGAAAAGTTTGCCGGGCTGCTTGCCGAAGACTACCCGCATATTCACGCGAACGATAGTCCGGTATcgcgcgagtttgtgcACAAGCACGGTCTCTTGTATACTTGGCCTGGCTCGGACTCTGCGTTGAAGCCGTTGATGGTCAATTCACACCAGGATGTAATCCCTGTCGAGAACGAGGCTAGTGACGAGTGGAAGTTCCCGCCTTTTTCAGGGCACATTGACTATGAGACGCAGACTGTGTGGGGTCGTGGCGCCGTCGATTGCAAGTTGTGGTTGGTAGGCGCCATGTCTGCCATGGATACACTGCTCGACCAAGGCTGGACGCCGAAACGTACCATCATCATGAGCTTTGGCTTCGACGAGGAGGCGAGCGGTGTCCAGGGCGCCAAATTTCTTGGCGAGTTTTTGTTCGAGCGCTACGGGCCCGACTCGGTCGCGATGATTGTCGACGAAGGCAACCCCGTCCTTTCCGCTTCCGACCCAGAGTCGTTTGGCAAGCCGATTGCGAGTCCTGCCGTAGCAGAGAAGGGCACCATTGACGTGCTCTTGTCTTTAGAGACGCGTGGCGGACATTCTTcgatgccgccgccgcacacAAACATTGCCATTATGGGCCAGATCATTGTGCTGCTCGAGAACAATCCGTTCCCCGACCTCATCCGCGAGGAATCTAGCTCGACCATCCATCAGCTTCAGTGccagcgcgatgcaccAAACATGCCGGCAGAGACGCGCAAGGCCCTGGAAAACTTGGAgatcgccgagcgcgagctaGGCGTCCACAACGTGCCGAAATCCAAGGTCCGCTTTGCCTTGCCAATGACAAGTGCACCGCAGGACAAGCtggagcaggcgcgcagtgcattgcTGAAATCTGTCAACTACCTCACGCTCGTCTTTTTGAAGACGACGCAAGCAATCGACATCATCAGGGGTGGCGTCAAGGTGAATGCACTGCCGGAGCACACGGAAATGATGGTGGACCACCGTATCGCCGTGTACTCTTCTGTAAAAGAGACAACGGATCACTACCGCGCGTTACTGGAGCCTTTTGCAAAGGAGCACAAGATTGGTCTCGACTTTTTCGGCGAGCAaatcgtgccgcgcgagcCTGATGGGCCGCAGCTCAATGTCTCGTCGTAccgcgaagcgctcgagcccGCGCCGATCACTCCGTTTTTGGGCGAGGAAGCTACCGCCTACCGCTTCTTCTCCTCGGTGATCCGCGAGACTTGGTTCTTGGACCAGCCGCGCATCGTTCTCCACGAAGATGGCCACGAAGACGCGCCGGAGAAGAAGTACAAGCAGCCGATCACCGTCGCACCCTCGACCATGTTTGGCAACACAGACACACACTGGTACCAGAAAATGACCAAGAATATCTTCCGTTTCGGCGCCATGTCTGCGCATGAGGACTTGACGGGCATGCCCATGATCCATACTATCCATGCGGTCAATGAGCACGCCTCGATCGACGCGATAGCCAAGTCGGTGGAATTTTACACAAACTTGATGATCGCTTCGGACGATGCAAAGATCCATTGA
- a CDS encoding uncharacterized protein (EggNog:ENOG503Q44M; COG:S): MANTGGTFDLSGHKKLFGKDGKYIVAGIPTDALVEQSLVSDHLKLLSAFDTLRASVLYGEYVDEILPSYTEAVQGMVSSAEKAQKGSSEQNCTRWIAFLTRALARFETYISQVLNHANTQAEFHLQLNDLDLPPFFAESEYTNKMPDPLVVPDRLLPPLDVLMIWHTYLLNPSRYNEDIYLASHRSIFARYEFPLAKAARMIDNYTLEYSVAVAEPIWGNLTGESFDPLHAPSNMTSVACHVCEQPQSVSWEDLCTGDWRIKCADCNIITTPSNMRAKKWVEHVERWQQGTSDMCSYRLHGGALSAYNGRFFTTDPYAPILNRVFASGRVQNNAVGGMTQRILGESTRDVYGKVKLERKLPREVYEAAGHDMEAISQILYESVQADMGRKLSQKQHHDLYRRTSLMMSYYLELHPLSAASIDLVAATERQFRFIESIKKLGWLAPGGMPNLDNAILRYHAWLNIAGKGTKMLCPTLDIDLVWHTHQLARFYYWDMFRLVSRFVDHNDRVEKTFLRGSFNDTVDIWVREYNRPYSVCGCNEHRSKYETTKKLLSHFKGKARKKDSEGEIANANEDVTPLHPTYPSVHSAVTKRGSEAEQERNDVFDHVSPYPEMEPFFFKPAEDCTVPGKGTAGVSSENVDGNASAVCMQGAYLYGSHCSSSGWYSDPYSGAPHIAANTALGLSVDAGGSMF, from the exons ATGGCAAATACAGGCGGCACATTCGACCTGAGCGGGCACAAAAAGCTATTCGGAAAAGATGGCAAGTACATTGTTGCAGGCATCCCAACGGATGCGCTTGTTGAACAATCTCTAGTATCGGACCATCTGAAATTGTTGAGTGCGTTTGAtacgttgcgcgcaagtgtACTTTATGGGGAATATGTGGACGAGATCTTGCCGTCCTATACAGAAGCGGTGCAAGGAATGGTATCCAGTGCAGAAAAAGCGCAGAAAGGCTCATCGGAGCAAAactgcacgcgctggatTGCATTTTTGACACGCgcactcgcgcgcttcgaaACATACATCAGCCAAGTGCTGAACCATGCAAACACACAAGCAGAGTTCCACCTTCAGCTGAACGATTTGGACCTTCCTCCCTTTTTTGCTGAGTCTGAGTATACGAATAAAATGCCGGATCCACTCGTGGTGCCGGACAGACTTCTTCCGCCGCTGGACGTGCTGATGATTTGGCACACGTACCTGTTGAACCCGTCGCGCTACAATGAAGATATTTATCTCGCTTCGCATCGCTCCATCTTTGCACGATACGAATTTCCCCTTGCCAAGGCAGCGAGAATGATTGACAACTATACCCTGGAATACAGCGTTGCTGTGGCGGAGCCCATATGGGGCAATCTTACGGGCGAGTCGTTCGAtccgctgcacgcgccgtcgaACATGACCAGCGTTGCGTGTCACGTATGCGAGCAGCCACAGAGTGTAAGTTGGGAGGACCTTTGCACGGGCGACTGGAGGATCAAATGTGCCGACTGCAACATTATTACGACGCCATCCAACATGCGTGCCAAAAAGTGGGTGGAGCATGTTGAGCGTTGGCAGCAAGGTACTTCAGACATGTGCTCGTACCGTCTCCATGGCGGTGCGCTTTCCGCATACAATGGCCGATTTTTCACGACAGATCCGTACGCACCCATCCTGAACCGCGTCTTTGCAAGTGGGCGAGTGCAAAACAATGCAGTGGGCGGGATGACCCAGCGCATCCTTGGCGAATCCACGCGCGACGTGTATGGCAAGGTGAAATTAGAAAGAAAATTACCCCGGGAGGTGTATGAAGCTGCAGGGCATGATATGGAAGCCATTTCGCAAATCTTGTACGAGTCTGTACAGGCAGACATGGGCCGCAAATTATCTCAAAAGCAGCACCATGATCTCTACCGGCGCACGAGTTTGATGATGAGTTACTACCTAGAGCTGCATCCCCTCAGTGCGGCGAGCATTGATTTGGTTGCAGCCACCGAGCGCCAGTTCCGGTTTATTGAATCGATCAAGAAACTTGGATGGCTCGCGCCTGGCGGGATGCCCAATCTGGACAATGCCATTCTTCGGTACCACGCATGGCTGAATATTGCAGGCAAAGGCACAAAGATGTTATGTCCTACGCTGGACATTGATCTTGTGTGGCACACGCATCAGCTCGCCCGCTTTTACTACTGGGACATGTTCCGCCTCGTTTCTCGTTTTGTCGACCACAATGACCGCGTCGAAAAAACgtttttgcgcggctcgttcAACGACACGGTCGACATTTGGGTAAGAGAATACAACCGGCCATACTCTGTGTGCGGCTGCAACGAACACCGCTCTAAGTACGAGACCACGAAAAAGCTTCTCAGCCATTTTAaaggaaaagcgcgcaagaaggATTCTGAGGGCGAGATTGCGAATGCCAACGAAGATGTGACGCCATTGCATCCGACGTATCCCAGCGTGCATAGCGCCGTTACAAAGCGCGGCTCGGAGGCTGAGCAGGAACGGAATGATGTGTTTGA CCATGTTTCGCCGTACCCCGAGATGGAGCCCTTTTTCTTCAAACCTGCTGAGGACTGCACTGTGCCCGGGAAAGGCACAGCGGGAGTATCGTCGGAGAATGTAGATGGAAACGCAAGTGCTGTGTGCATGCAAGGAGCTTATCTCTATGGCTCCCACTGCTCTTCCTCGGGGTGGTACAGCGATCCTtacagcggcgcaccgcataTTGCTGCCAACACAGCTTTAGGTTTAAGCGTCGATGCGGGCGGCAGCATGTTCTAA
- a CDS encoding uncharacterized protein (EggNog:ENOG503NZ9K; COG:S; TransMembrane:2 (i60-78o84-106i)): MSSKVRRGPRPGADTWKHERKLPFLHWGFKLFNILPPNQQEAFKADPESKMPAFSEFNQLIFPAPIAFVPFLVRYVYYQYYQEVPSVMVTWLMIFFGILTLGMMSIHEYNGYVRKYGYLDANSGRDTVPFELMPKVAFEIFTASMMRPTMAIIACYDPKQPPSLSFWLPLQLFMLTLAEDFTYYWLHRLCHEAESCWHIHRLHHTTKHPTTMLLGYADHFQEFVDLVGSPMISWTMCPLGFDETVVWLFFLTYVQLGGHCGARVHMGSVMTGPYLRLFGLDLVVEDHDLHHRHGWKDAYNYGKQTRFWDSLYGTAGDRVEGFDQNLDWNVGLRP, translated from the coding sequence ATGAGCAGCAAAGTACGAAGAGGACCTCGCCCTGGTGCGGATACTTGGAAGCATGAGCGGAAGCTCCCATTTTTGCACTGGGGCTTCAAACTGTTCAATATTCTTCCTCCTAACCAGCAAGAGGCTTTCAAGGCGGATCCTGAGTCAAAAATGCCTGCTTTTAGTGAATTCAACCAGCTCATCTTTCCCGCGCCGATAGCGTTTGTGCCTTTCCTTGTCCGGTATGTATATTACCAATACTACCAGGAAGTTCCGAGCGTAATGGTAACTTGGCTCATGATCTTTTTTGGCATTCTTACGTTGGGCATGATGTCCATCCACGAGTACAATGGTTACGTCCGTAAATACGGATACTTGGACGCGAACTCTGGACGTGACACTGTGCCTTTTGAGCTCATGCCGAAGGTTGCGTTCGAAATTTTCACGGCTTCCATGATGCGTCCTACCATGGCTATTATTGCCTGTTACGACCCCAAGCAACCGCCGAGCTTGAGCTTTTGGCTTCCGCTCCAGCTCTTTATGCTTACTTTGGCGGAGGACTTTACCTACTACTGGCTTCACCGTCTTTGCCACGAGGCAGAGAGCTGCTGGCATATTCATCGCTTGCATCACACGACAAAGCACCCCACTACGATGCTTCTGGGCTATGCGGACCACTTCCAAGAGTTTGTTGACTTGGTTGGCTCGCCCATGATTAGCTGGACCATGTGCCCGCTTGGGTTTGATGAGACAGTTGTATGGCTGTTCTTTTTGACGTATGTCCAGTTGGGCGGTcattgcggcgcacgggTTCACATGGGTTCCGTCATGACTGGACCTTACTTGCGCTTATTTGGACTGGACCTTGTGGTGGAAGACCATGACCTTCATCACCGCCACGGCTGGAAAGATGCCTACAACTATGGCAAGCAGACACGGTTCTGGGACTCGTTGTACGGAACTGCTGGCG